One genomic window of Glycine soja cultivar W05 chromosome 9, ASM419377v2, whole genome shotgun sequence includes the following:
- the LOC114367106 gene encoding uncharacterized protein LOC114367106 isoform X3 yields MDKGCGMEETVDLRNGVELATSVSDKHLDLLRPSARNYSIFRGQAMDVADHEKGNYTLIKGPEDFQTGLYDKPLPCYGCGIGWFSKDPRERAGLGASAIAALICSVALLIVGAILMLRYP; encoded by the exons ATGGATAAAG GTTGTGGTATGGAAGAAACTGTTGATTTGAGAAATGGTGTGGAATTGGCAACCTCAGTCTCTGATAAGCATCTTGACCTTCTAAGGCCATCTGCAcgaaattattcaatttttagaG GTCAAGCAATGGATGTTGCTGACCATGAAAAGGGCAACTATACACTAATTAAAGGTCCAGAGGATTTCCAAACGGGACTTTATGATAAACCCCTTCCATGTTATGGTTGTGGAATTGGATGGTTCTC GAAAGATCCTAGGGAACGGGCAGGGTTAGGAGCCTCTGCAATTGCt GCATTAATATGCTCAGTAGCATTGCTGATCGTGGGAGCTATTCTTATGTTACGCTACCCCTGA
- the LOC114367106 gene encoding uncharacterized protein LOC114367106 isoform X2 yields MEETVDLRNGVELATSVSDKHLDLLRPSARNYSIFRGQAMDVADHEKGNYTLIKGPEDFQTGLYDKPLPCYGCGIGWFSFLFGFLCPPLWYYATILYFGNYYRKDPRERAGLGASAIAALICSVALLIVGAILMLRYP; encoded by the exons ATGGAAGAAACTGTTGATTTGAGAAATGGTGTGGAATTGGCAACCTCAGTCTCTGATAAGCATCTTGACCTTCTAAGGCCATCTGCAcgaaattattcaatttttagaG GTCAAGCAATGGATGTTGCTGACCATGAAAAGGGCAACTATACACTAATTAAAGGTCCAGAGGATTTCCAAACGGGACTTTATGATAAACCCCTTCCATGTTATGGTTGTGGAATTGGATGGTTCTC ATTTCTTTTTGGATTTCTATGTCCACCTCTGTGGTACTATGCAACAATCCTCTACTTTGGAAATTATTACAGGAAAGATCCTAGGGAACGGGCAGGGTTAGGAGCCTCTGCAATTGCt GCATTAATATGCTCAGTAGCATTGCTGATCGTGGGAGCTATTCTTATGTTACGCTACCCCTGA
- the LOC114367106 gene encoding uncharacterized protein LOC114367106 isoform X1 produces MDKGCGMEETVDLRNGVELATSVSDKHLDLLRPSARNYSIFRGQAMDVADHEKGNYTLIKGPEDFQTGLYDKPLPCYGCGIGWFSFLFGFLCPPLWYYATILYFGNYYRKDPRERAGLGASAIAALICSVALLIVGAILMLRYP; encoded by the exons ATGGATAAAG GTTGTGGTATGGAAGAAACTGTTGATTTGAGAAATGGTGTGGAATTGGCAACCTCAGTCTCTGATAAGCATCTTGACCTTCTAAGGCCATCTGCAcgaaattattcaatttttagaG GTCAAGCAATGGATGTTGCTGACCATGAAAAGGGCAACTATACACTAATTAAAGGTCCAGAGGATTTCCAAACGGGACTTTATGATAAACCCCTTCCATGTTATGGTTGTGGAATTGGATGGTTCTC ATTTCTTTTTGGATTTCTATGTCCACCTCTGTGGTACTATGCAACAATCCTCTACTTTGGAAATTATTACAGGAAAGATCCTAGGGAACGGGCAGGGTTAGGAGCCTCTGCAATTGCt GCATTAATATGCTCAGTAGCATTGCTGATCGTGGGAGCTATTCTTATGTTACGCTACCCCTGA